From the Rhinoraja longicauda isolate Sanriku21f chromosome 20, sRhiLon1.1, whole genome shotgun sequence genome, the window GGCATAGAGGATGGTTCATAAAACAAACAACAGAGAAACTGACCCTTTCAGCCCATCTTTATCCATATCAATCATGATGCCCATTTATGCAAATTGAATTTGCTTGTATTAAGGCCATTTCCCTCTCTGCATTTCCTataccaaatgccttttaaatgttgtggctgtatctgccacttcctttggcagctcattccagataaccaGCACTCTAtacatgatttattcacaaaatgctggagtaactcagcaggtcaggcagcatctcgggagagaaggaatgggtgacgtttcgggtcgagacccctctgcagttattttcttatactctataCATGATAATAACCTGCAAATTTCCTTTAtatttctctctcaccttaaacctaccccCTCTTGTTTTAGACTTCCCTGCCTtggggcgggcggggggggggggggagaaattctAACTGTCTATGTTTCACATAACTTTACAAACCTATATAAGGTCATCCTATGTTCCAGTGATATAAAATccaacctatccaatctctccataTAACCCAGTGCCCACCATTCCATGCAAACCCTAAGTGAATCTCTTCTCCACTCTGATTATCAACGAGAGgaaaataaagttcagtgtgtgaatatatacatattcacaaatacatacatatatatccaaatctaatatatatatatatatatatatatatatatatatatatacacacacacacacacacacacacataagaatgcacaaaaaaacaaacaatagtggtgcaataataacaataatagtctatgtagttcacagcttatttgaggttgtagtgtttaatagccgaatggctgtagggaagaagctgttcctgaacctggaagatACAGTTTTCAgggtcctgtaccttcttcccgatggcaggggtgaaatgagtgttcttctgtcttaaaactgttaccatTTGTTTCGttcggttgttgttgtttaaattaattaaattattgcatcgtatgggaggcgcattcccaatctcgttgtacccctgtacaatgacaataaagatatattatattgtattgtatgtggccagggtggtgtgggtctctgattatgctggcagcTCCCTGTCCCGCggtgttactcctgcattttgtgtctatgtttagtttaacttggtgttatattcagcatagacattgtggtccgaatggcctgttcctgagctgtactgttctatgatctgaTCGGCAATCCTACCTACACCTTGCTAGAATGGTAGGACTTTTGTTTATTTCCGGAATACATCAATCCGAAATAGCGGATCAGAAAAAAATGTTTGGTAGTATTCTGAGATGTTCGCATCATTCCCAAGAAAGACTTGTTTTCAGGCTGCCGCGGCCGGCTGCACAACCAGTGAAATGCCAACTATTGTGATTTACAAAATAAAACGCGTCCGCGAATGCGAACGAGGCGGGACGGTAGGTGCAGCAACAGTATTAATCATTGGAAGGGAGGTAGCTGgggctgggagggagagggagagagagaggagtgtctCTGGGGCAAGGCTCTGCTCTGATAGCTGGGTTGGGGCTGCGTCAGCTGGCGTCTGTTCTCAGTTCACTCGCAGCGGCGAGTCATGGCTGCTCGGCGTTTGCGGAGTAGCAAATGTATCTTCGTTGAGGGTTACATCCAACCACAAAAAGACAACGAGGCGGAGGAAGATTCGGACGGCGAGGAGAAGCAGGAGCCCGAGGAGGACTTGCAGTTCCTCGACCTCAAGGATATGATAAATGTTTCCCTCGGTGCCAACTCTGTCAACGCCTCTTCTGTGGCCGGGCGGTTCGGTAAAACACTGATACTTAAGTTACATTTAGCTTTACTGCTGAAGCGGTGTATTTATCAAGTGCAGGGCTTTTAAATATTCAATTGTTGGTCTTTCCACTTACAACGGTAGTTGGATTGGCCCGGCAATTGCCCAACGGCCGCGTTTGGTCATGTTTGCGTGGAGTTGGGGCGTTCTCAAGAGTGTCTCTAATTATTACGTGGCCTGGCATGgagcaatggaattcttacttgcagcagaacaataaaagataaaatatagcactctgtaaacaccatcatAAGCAACAAGAGAGTTCAGTATAcagtatatacaaatatataataGTTCAAAGATAAAAACAATGCCCACTAGTCTGTGTAGTtctgagcttatttggaggttgtattacaatagacaaaaggtgcaggagtaggccattcagcccttcgagccagcaccgccattcaatgtgatcatggctgatcattcacaatcaggactccgctatcattaggagctctatctaactctggatTGTTTGCTAGCcagatggttgcagggaagaattTGCTTCTGAAActagacgttacagttttcagcctcctgtaccttcttccttgtggcaggtgtgaaatgagtgcgtggccagggtgatgtgggtctctgatgatgctggctgcctttttgaggcagtgactccggcagatcccttcgatggtggggaggtcagtaccactgatggactggacagtgtccaccactttttgcaatcttctttgttcctgggcgtttgagttggcGAAACCAGTGGTGCAACCAGTCGATATGCTctctacacctgtagaagttcaagagaatcctctctcctCAAACTTCTTGGGAAGTAGAGGCTTCTTGGGAAgtagttgatgggctttctttataattgcaccaATGCActcggtccaggacagatcttcagagatatgcatgcccaggaatttgaagtttttgattcTCGATCCTCGATCTCCCTCTTCCAAAGTTAATAACCaactccttggttttactgatggtTGCAAGCAATGTTGTTTTGGCACTGTTTGGTCAGTTGATCGATCTCCCTCTTATACTCTTGACGAAtcgtcatctgtaattcgtccaacaatagTGGTGTGGTcggcgaatttaaagatggagttggaactgtgtccggctacacggTCAAGAGtgtagagagtagagcagggggctgagcacacagctttgaggtgctcctgtgctgatggcttctcgaggaggaagtgttgctgctaATTCATACAgcttgtggtctgttgatgaagaAGCCAAgggtccagttgcagagggatctcagttccgtgagcttggtaatgAGTTTGGAAGGGATAATTGTGTTGAACACCCAGCTGTAGCCTCTGAACAACAGCCGGACgtctgtgtttttattgtccaattgGTCCAGTACAGAGTGGAGATCCGGGGAGATCACATTTTCCCTTgatctgttgtggtggtaggcaatTTGTAGTGCGTCCTGGTTCTTGCTGAGTTGGGAGTTAATATGCGCcataaacaacatttaaacacTTTCTCACCACGGATATTAATGCCACTGtttggtagtcattgaggcacgtcaccttactcttcttgggcactgttATTAtagatgcccttttaaagcagacAGGAACGTCAGACCTCAGTAATAAGAAGTTGAAGGCATCTGCAAAAACGTCAGCCAGGTGGTCTGCCCAAGTTTTACGAACACGACTAGGTATACCATCATGTCAAGACGCTTTGCGAGGGTTCACCcttctgaaggatcttctgatatCAGCCTCGATGCCAGAATCGGGGGCTGTGGGGGCAAGGCACATCAGCTTTCTCCCTGTCAAAGCATGCGTAGAACGCGTTTTCCAAGACCACGTAAGATTGCTCCCATGTGTGGTGGTAGAGTAATTGGTTACTGTAAGTGACCCCTTGGTGTAGATACAGTAGCAGCAGAATTACAGTGGGGTTGATAGCTATGGCAAAGAATAAAATGCAGGGCAATGGGTAACTAAAAGGGAGGTTTGGGAAAGTTCTCTTGGGAGTTGGCATGGGCCCAATAAGTATAGCTAACCCTCATGAGTGTCGTAATGAATAAGGAATAGAGTTGTgtgtcaaatcgaaggtatttattcacaaaacgctggggtaactcagcaggtcaggcagcatctcaggagagaaggaatgggtgacgtttcgggtcaaaatttATTTGGACCAAAGTTAAATATGCACGTGATAATATGTAATGTGATTAATTAATGCAGAgcaaactgatttaaaaaaatactttcatTTCCTTTGTGAAAATAGGCATGTATGAGGAAAAAGTTGTTGAAAGAGGTTAAATAGAAAAATGTATTCATACAACCATGTTTATCAATCTTCTTTTAGTTAAAATCAAAGACCTTGGATCTGGTGAAACGTATGAGGTGTTTGGACGGTTTCATTTTACTTCTCCTTGGTGGAAAATGACTGCAAAAATCCTTTACCATCAGGAAAAATGGTATTTACAGGGGTATCCTTCTTATGCCCTCAGGCATCTGGGCCAAGATGGAAAGAGCATCATCAGCCTTTTCTTAACAAAATGTGGCGTCCACTCAGATTACATAACAGAATGTTTTGATCATTTGTCTCGCTTCGACAATCTTCAATTTTCAAAATTATTGAGCATTTTACAACAAATTGCGGATGAGAAGGAAGATGAAAACAAAAATGGTTTTGCAAACTCCATTATGGCCTACATATCCAGCTCAGGTAAGCATGGTTACCTTCAGTGTACCTTTTTGCCAGTTTTAGCAAAGTTTTGGAGATTCTTATTGTCATTAAATTGTACGAAACTGAAGAATAATAAAACAAGTATTTATATAAAGCAGCAGCTTATAATATAATACACTTACACCTTATTCACCTTAGTAGGTTTGGTAAAGGCTAAATGAATGTTTGAAAAATGGAACAAATTTCAAATTTACTAAACACAAATAGTTAATATAGATTTTCACATTTATAAAGTTTTTCAAATAAATCAGTGACACCAATTAACATTTCCTGATCACAAATTAGCTACCCCCTGTTAAAGAGATTATCAATTACCAAATGGGGTATTCCTGTGTGTATACCTTTGGTTTAATGGTTAGGTGCACAAGATGAAGTCTTACTAATTGACCTGGAGGATGCTCAAAAATGCTGTGGCTACTGTGAATGAAGGAACAACCCTGATGGACTAAATAGCCTATTCCTATTACTAGGTATTCCTAGTAATTACCAGGTATTCAGAAGCTGTGGAATATAGCTGAACATAAGGAGTAGAAGTAGGTCATTTGGTCTTTTGAGCCTATTCTCATTCAATGCAAATCCACCCCAAACCCACCGTGCCATTCTATTTCCAtaatctcttgattccctttcaTATATAGGAATACATCAATCAGTCTTGAATTTACTGAACAATTATGTGTTCACACAGGGATTCACAACTATAGGCATATGGAGATTTCTCTTTCTGAGACTGAATGCTAGTTCTAGCCTCTTCGAGTCGAGCTAACATCCCCCCAACACAAGcctattttaaaaacaaattgtttCTATGAGATTTTCTCTTGTTCTTCTGAACTCGGGGGAAGATAGGACTGATCACTCTCCCATTATCAGATATTTGACTTGCCTAAGACTATTTCAAGGCAAAGATAACAATATGGAAACTACAATATGGCTACATGTGATTAGGATTATTGGTTTTGTTGAAGATGCCAATTTGCATTGATGTACTTAAAATTGTAAAACAGCCAATGTATGTCATAGAAATAAACTCTTAAGTGATGTCATAGGACTGAACCTAATGGGGTTGTTATGTTAATGTAAATTTAACTGCAGAATGATGTAAATGTGTGTGCAAAATAACATTTGAAATTTAAGATAATTACTGAGAATTTAGTTGAAGGTCAGAATGTGCAGAAAGCGTTGAGGTTCCCAAGCCTGATGAAGTATCTGCCACAACTTCTGCCACGGCACTTTTTGCGTATTTTGAAGATGGACGATGGTACACTCTGGAGCCTGGACCAGATGATTTGTAAGGAAGTGTGGAAGCTTGGATTCAGTTCCGTAagttcacctccccctcccctccccttcccccatcccgggCGGGCATAGTTGCAAATATGGACACCTTCAAAATACACTTTTCATTCTTGATTCTTTGTCTTAAGCACTTGTTTCTCATCAGGAGCTTAGTTATTGGTTTTCTGGGGTAAATGTtgaattgtgtaagaaggaaccgcaggtgctggtttaaactgaagatagacacaaagagctgaagtaaatcagcgggagAATTATGTGACTTCAATGGAGCTGCAAACTCGCATTAACAACATTTTTTCCTGGTGATTTAATCTTCTCTTTTAATCTCTGATCAGTAGACAGGTATCTCAATGGTGATATGATAACTGTTTCTACTAATTATTTGCAAATAGAATTTGTGTAAAATGGTGACAGTGCTCAAAGTGCAGTAAAATGGGTTGACTGCAGTTCGATAAGCCTATGAGAGTGTGGCAAGAATTATagataaaaagacacaaattagAGACTGCCCTGAAAACTGCCAAGGCGGTTTGTGTAGCCATATACTGAAAATTGTTGCATCTTATTTTGCTTGAATGTTCCATTCAAATGGTAGATAAGGCACAAATGGTCTAATTGTGAAAGATTGTTTCACGGTTTAACTTATAAAATACATTAATTGTTCCTAGATTCTCTCGAAGGAAATTCGACTTGTTGGTTGTGAGGCAACCTTGTTTGCTTTTGAAGAAGCTGATCTTCTGACGACAATTCCAGAGTTACAAAGACACTCTCTTGTTATCTATGACAAACTCAAACAAGCCTGCTGGAATAATGGAAACACCTACGTTAATGTTGATGATCTGACTGGATTACGGCCATCTGAGGTCAGCATTGGAAGTGAATGGGAATCACTGAATTTTTTGAAGGAATCAAAGATTATTGTAATTGAAAAGAAGCGGGTGTATCTTGAGCATTTCTACAACTATGAGAAAGAAATTGCCACTTGTATAAAGGAACTTGTGGATAAACCTCCATGGCAGATTTCTGTGCCTGTGGAGGAAGTTCTGAGAGATGCTTTCTTCCCCACCCAGAGCGACTACTTGTGGAAGGATAACGAGGTGGGTGATACAGAGCCCAGTAAAACCGTTAATTTGGATCAAGAGCAGATCAAAGCGGCCACCATGATGTGTGAAAATCCTGTTACAATTATAAGTGGTAAAGGTGGTTGTGGAAAGACCACAATTGTCAGTCTTGTCTTCAAGGCAGCAGTTGAAAAAATGAGACATGCTGAGAAAGAAGAAGTTTTGCAAGCGTGTGAAGACCTTGAGCAGGACCAGTCTGCTCCCGAAAGCTGGAATATACCACCAACTCAGACTAAAAGTACTGGAAGTAGTGACAAAGATGAGGTCAGCAAAGCAGCTGTGCTGTTCACAGCACCGACTGGAAAGGCAGCatctattttaaagaaaaaaactggATTTAATGCTTATACTTTACACCAGGTAATTGTTGTTGAGGAAATTATTGCAGGTAGTTCCACATTTTTATGTGCTCAGCAAGATGTAAATAGTCTACCTTTAAGAGGAGCACATCGTCACCAAGATGGAGGTTAAAATGACACTGTAGGCTTTATGCAAAGGTTGAAATATTGGGCTTTATATTTTTTTACACAATAtataatatttatataaaatACTGAGTATTTTAATGTATATTTTTGATTTGGTCACAGAGTTGAATTATTTGCAGGATCAACAATTTATGATGTGGAGCGCTCTTTAAAAGCTAGGAAATTATGTGTAAGGCAACTTATAATGGTTACTTAAAATGGCTGTTGGGTGCCAAGGAATTTTCCTGTAAAAGAGAGAAAAAGTCTTGGTTGCAATTGGTCAAGCTAGCATTATTGATGTTAACATTTAGCTTTGGCAAAGGCTGTTTAAGTAAGAAATGTGGCCGGCAAAATCCAGTGAGTTAAAAATGGTGGAATAGTAATGTTCAAACCCCTGTTTACACaccattggtatgaacattgacttctctaacttcaggtagtccctgcttcccctctctatctcctccccttccaagttttcccactagtcttcctgtctctgactacatcccatctttgtcccgcccgctcccctgacgtcagtctgaagaagggtctcgacccgtaacgtcacccattccttctctcccaagatgctacttgtcctgctgagttactcctgcattttgtgtctaccaatgttCAAACCCCTGTTGGATGGTTGAAAAAATGAAAATGGCGAAGGATGAGAAAGATGATGAAAAACAGGCCTTTCTTGCTAAGAAACCTAAACCATACGCATGTGATGGAGAATGCCTGGAAGGAGAGGCACACCCGACTGATGATGGCTAGAGCCAGTGCGTAGATGCattttgtgaagccagaggaagggttaTAGGTGGAAGTGGATATGgttgaaggggaaaggggaggtggggaggtggggtagTGGGAGAAAGGGTACGCTTCTGGatggagcacagggaagagatgGGTGGTGGGGACTGGTGTGGGGGTGAGGGCTTGGGTTTGTactggaaattggagaattcaatgttcaatctgtgtaggaaagaaccgcagaggctggtttaaaggTAGTTTTTGAAATAATGTGCAAAAGTTTTGtcttgatttaaatcgaagatagacacaaaatgctggagtaactcagcgggttaggatcagactgtctgaagaagggtcttgacccaaaacgtcacccattccttctctcccgagatgctgcctgacccgctgagttactctagcattttgtgtctaagatcagtatgggaatgggaagaggaattacaaTGGTTAGTCACCAGTATAGTTTAGTTATTTATTGACTGGAAATGAATTATTCAAACTTGAACAATGTGTGATTTGCTTAACTTTGAATGTAATTTGTAAATTTATACAAAATCTGATGTGTTCGAAGTCCAATAATCCCAAAAGAACTGTTTGGAGGAATGTGATTAAAGCTCAGAAGAGCTGGTAAAGCCGTTATTGGTTTACAACAGGGTGTTGTGGCATCGGGGAAAGACATTTTTGAGGAAAATAGACATATATCAAATTAATTGTAAGTTGTTGATAATTGTTGCAATTGTTTATACCGTAGTACTATGCAATGGACACTCTTCTGTAAATATCACAGATACAAAATTATCCCTGATTTTGAAATTGTTGAATTGATTAAAATTTAAAACATTATTCCAATGCATAGAACTCATCAGAAATATGGATCCACATATGAGCATTATTTAATTATACAAATAAAGCTTATCTGATGCTGGGTCCTGTCGAAGGGAGTGACATTAGGTAGTTACAATTATGACGGGTAAGAAGGGAAAATCATAAAAGCTCATTTAGGTGTTTCATAATAGTTTTAAAGGTACAAAATAAGTTCTTAGTCCTCATGTTTTATGCTTACTTGCACACTGATTAGAGTTATGAATACAAGGCATGTTTTGAAACTCTCCAGTTAAAGATCATTTTGTTACAAAAACAGGTAATGTGGAGTTTCAGGTCTGCCAAATATTCCAAGGAAAAACAAGAAGTGTTCGATTGGATGTTTTCTGAAGTTCTGGTTTTGATTGTTGATGAAGGAAGTTTGGTCTCAGTGAAGACTTTAAGTACTGTTTTAAAATTGCTTATGAAATACGCCAATCTCAAAAAGCTTATAATCCTTGGTAAGTATCTCCTTGACTTTGGAATGAATTACTCACAA encodes:
- the helb gene encoding DNA helicase B isoform X1, which encodes MAARRLRSSKCIFVEGYIQPQKDNEAEEDSDGEEKQEPEEDLQFLDLKDMINVSLGANSVNASSVAGRFVKIKDLGSGETYEVFGRFHFTSPWWKMTAKILYHQEKWYLQGYPSYALRHLGQDGKSIISLFLTKCGVHSDYITECFDHLSRFDNLQFSKLLSILQQIADEKEDENKNGFANSIMAYISSSVEGQNVQKALRFPSLMKYLPQLLPRHFLRILKMDDGTLWSLDQMICKEVWKLGFSSILSKEIRLVGCEATLFAFEEADLLTTIPELQRHSLVIYDKLKQACWNNGNTYVNVDDLTGLRPSEVSIGSEWESLNFLKESKIIVIEKKRVYLEHFYNYEKEIATCIKELVDKPPWQISVPVEEVLRDAFFPTQSDYLWKDNEVGDTEPSKTVNLDQEQIKAATMMCENPVTIISGKGGCGKTTIVSLVFKAAVEKMRHAEKEEVLQACEDLEQDQSAPESWNIPPTQTKSTGSSDKDEVSKAAVLFTAPTGKAASILKKKTGFNAYTLHQVMWSFRSAKYSKEKQEVFDWMFSEVLVLIVDEGSLVSVKTLSTVLKLLMKYANLKKLIILGDVRQLPSIEPGNMFKDIYSSFYQIGCAIELSTNHRAESRLIVDNATRIAEIGLKSTYKMLEYDAVIPISKWIEISIPASDKRFILVSLDSGPSVLHESINVLLKNAPGLDNHVTSQFIAFRRDDCALINELCCKKYSDHSTRDHKKRLDFRVGDKVCCTRNGNLVDFTKISNPESETDSKGIKEQSRLCNGEIFFITEDKTVQTNTSTTRYLLLDNKENKQILVNFKEARKKCKLAHAWARTIHTFQGSEADTVVYVVGSAGRQNWQHIYTAVTRGRQRVYVVTSEVQFIAAMTARVHQRNTRLREWLQDKLVHPRAASCSEGLQFQQQASCMPSAVAAPSSTLFDSTASSTQVLPNLSSCTAGEVKEGANTQSQEEDSYSEDLQFAQNYSFSPYSVELDNRECNGACERPDEAVNSLPHYGERSTSESLVMTTEETSTGSKTIEANWSPGSKRSDNTSAGEGSTAKYSKMLMESPLGCTQFRKMVLDNSSPPAKTSKRLFTEQM